GCGAAGGAACAAAGTATTAAGCGGAATTAATAAGATAGAATTATTATTATAACTCCTAAATATCAATATTTAGGAGTTTTTTATTAAACAAAAATGATATGAAGATAAAAGGAAGAATATATTTATTAACTGTATTAGTTTTTCTAATTTCAGAGTTTTCATTTGCACAAAAGCAAAACGATTCGATTTATATTATTGCTGAGGATGAGATAACAAAGGTTACTGACGGTGATACATTCAGGTTTAAGAACTTAACAAAACCTACACGCCTTCTTTTTATAGATACTGAAGAAACATTCAAAGGTAAGGACTCAGATGAAAAGATAAAACAAATTGCAGACAAGTGGCTCGAGCATTATTATGAGCAGAAACAGGAAAAGAAATCAGAATATCCAATTAAACTCGAATCTCCATTCGGAATGCAGACGACTGAATGGGCTAAAGAATTTTTTAAAAATGTAACACGAGTTAGGATTGAAAAGGATGACACACTAAGGGGTGAAGATATGTTCGGAAGGTATCTTGTATATCTGATGGCAGAAAAGAACGGGAAGTATGTTAATTATGCGCTGGAATGCGTCAAGCAGGGGTATAGTCCATATTTCAACAAATACGGAAACAGCGGCAGATTCCACAGGGAGTTTGTGGAAGCACAGGAATATGCAAAGGCAAACAGACTCGGGATTTGGAATCCATCCAGCAAATGCTATCCTGATTATGAAGAACGAATTAAATGGTGGAATGAACGAGCAGAAGAGATTGTGTACTTTTATTCAAATTATGGGAATGATTTGAGTGTCATTAATCTGCTGAACGGTGATGCTCAAAAGAGGCTGAAGGATGCTGTAGGTAAAGAAGTTACTGTTTTCGGAAACATAGGTGAAGTCAATATTGATAGGTTTCCTTACTTACTGAGAAATTCAATCTCAAAGAAAGTTTCGCTTGACATTCTTATAGATTATAAAGATGTAGAAGTGTATAATGCAATAGATGTTAAGAGAATGGAAAGTAATTATTTCTATTGCACGGGTAGGATTGAAGATAGGGATCGCAGGTATAAAATGTACGTTACAAATAAAGAACAAGTAAGGTTTAAGTAATAAGAATCAGTTCTTTTTAAGAAATATCATTGTAATGTCGTCGTACTGATTTTCACCATTAGTGAAAAGCTTAATATCGTCAAGAAGTAAATTCTGTATCTCTTCAGAAGAGTTATTCCTAAATTTCTTTACTACAGAAATTATACGTTCTTCACCATACTCTTCTTTTGCGGTATTTCTTGCTTCCGAAACACCGTCAGTATAAAGAACCAGAACATCATTTGAATCAATCCTTACATTTTCGAAGGAATAATTCATACCACAATCAACAACTCCCAGCATAAGTCCACCTTTATCAAGATTTACAACATTATCATTTTTAATCAGGACCGGAGGATTATGACCTGCGTTTACGTATGTGAATGAACCTGAACTAACATCGAGTATTCCCCAGAAGAAAGTAATAAACTTTTCAGAATTGGTGTTTGCGAAAATGAGTTCATTTATCTTTTGAGTAGCAAGTTCAAGTTTGAAATCTTCGTCATAGAATTTAAGAAAAGAATGAACTGCGGATTGAATGTTTGCCATCAGCAATGATGCGGGGGTACCTTTACCTGATACGTCAGCAATCACGAGAATAAACTTATCTTCATCGACTTTTATTATATCGTAGTAATCACCGCCAACGTGAAGCGCGGGAATATTGCAGCCTGATACGGTATACCCTTTTATCTGCGGGATTTCTTTCGGGAGCATAGCAACCTGTATTTCCCTTGCAACGTTCAACTCACTTTCAATTTTCTGTTTTTTAAGAAACTCATTGAACAGGACAGTATTATCAAGGGAAATAACCGAAAGGTTTATAAGTGATTCGAGAAACTGTATATCACTTAACACGAAAGGAGATTTATTTAGTTTAGCACCAAGAAGTACAATTGTTTCAACAACATTGTTTGTTTTAATTGGGATAATAAGCCTAAAGCCTTCTTCAAACAGCCTTCTTTTCATTGGTATATCGCTATTAACTTCAACTATCTCGGGTTCGATAAAGATATCGAGTTCTTCAAGAAGGACAGTATCAGGATTTACATTAACAGATGACTCAACAATTTTATAACCATAATCTTTATCTTTTGCAATCCACACGTAATCTTTAATACCGAAATTACCGAGAAGTGAATATTTAAGAAGTTTTATTATACTGTCCCTGTCCTGAAAATTTGAGTTAAATTCTTTGCTAAGTTCAAACAGTGAGCGCAGGTGCTGGATTTGTGTGCTCATATTCCTGTTGAGCAGTTTTATTTCTTCAAACCGAATGGAGTTTTCTATAGTAGGGGAAGATAGGTTCAATAATGTTTGAATAAAAATATTCTCATGTTTAGTCAGTTCTTCATTTGTAAGTTTTTTACCGAGGCATAAAATTCCAAGAAGTTTCTCAATAAAATATATTTTATAGAAAAACTTAAGTTTGTTGCTGACGAAGAAATCAACATTCGGAACATCTTTAATATCGAATTCGGGATCTTTGGGAATTTCGAACGACAATCTATTACCAACAGTGTTTGTACTGATTCCTTTTACTGCTTTGACATAAAACGTTTTATCATCACAATCCGGGGTTTCGCATTTAATTAAAACCGAACCTTTTGTAATCATCATTTTTCCCATAATACTCAGAAGAATATTTCCGAGAATAAACTCAAGATTGAGATTAGTGTTTATCAGCTGTGAGAATTCAATCAGCGAATTTAATTCAAGCTGTTTATTGGTTAAGTTATCCATTGATAGAATATTTCAGTAAATATGAAATAAAGGAATGTAAAAATAAAGGAATTACTAAATCACTTTTACAAGTACGAGAGAGTTCAAGTTGGGTTCTTTGTGGTAGAATTCAATTTTGTCCATCGATTTCTTCATTAGTGGTATCCCGAGACCTCCCACTTTATACTTTGCAAAATATTCTTTCATATCCGGGTTGATTTTCTTTGTAGGATCAAATGAATCACCTTTGTATATCAGGGTAACAATAAATTGTTTGTCTTTAACATTGGTTTCGACATCAATAAAATTGTTCTCATTATATTTATAATTATGTTTGATAATGTTAGTGCAAGCTTCATCGACGGAGACAAGAATCTGGTTGAGAACTTTAGGGTCAATTTTAAGAGACTCGCCTTTTTTCTCAATAAACTGTCTCACCAGATGAAGGTTCTTAGTTGAACTGGTAATCGTTATTTTATCATTCTTGTCCACAAGACTAATCAGCTTGATTAAATTTTGTAACAGCTTCATTTTCGTTTTTTGTAATGTTGAAAAGCACAGGAAAACCCAGCATATCGAAAATGTTAAAAATCTTGTCACTCATACTGCAAAGTTTAATATCACCGCCGTTATTTCTCATATTTTCAATGTAAGCCATAAAAACTCCTAATCCCGCACTGCTAATGTACGTAAGAGCGGAAAAATCAACTACAATTTTAAAGTTTCCGGAAGATAACAGCTCCTCGAACTTTTTTTCCAGTATGTTTGAAGTATGCGCATCAAGAAATCCATTCAAGGAAATAATTGCAATGTCTTCCTGTTTCTTATCTGTTATTGAAAATTCGTCCATTATTTGTTTAATTTTTCCAGAAAATTCATAATATAATTATAAAAATAAATGACATAATTTATACAGTTTCCTTAATTATTATACTAAAATATCCCCAAATAGTTGCGTTTTCTTTTTTATCTATGAGTTCCGAATGAAATTCTCCATGTGTTCAGGGAGTTCCAAAGACAATTCAGCAAATCCTGAATAAACGCCGTTCTCATAAATGGGTGTTTGGTAGATCAACTTTTTAACCCCGTTTTTTTCGATTGTGTAAACATTTTTCATTTCGTTTTCAAGCATTTTTGCGAGGAGTGATTTGGAGGGTTCGGGATGACAATCGAGGACATTAGTACCAATGAGTTTCAATCCTCCATCTCTTTCAAAAGTACGCACGGCTTTATCATTCATGTAAGTTATTATGCCTTCTTTTGAGCATAAAGTCACTGCAAAATCTACTTCTTTAAAAGTATTCATTTGAATTAATTAAGTTGAAATTAAAATTTTATAATAGTTGTTAATGTATATAAATTTATGATATAATTAAGTAATTTAGCAACATTAAGTTTAATAAAAATGAAGAAATTAATATCTATTCTATTTACAGCAGTTATTGTAATTATTATTACATTAGGAACAAAAACCGAATATTCGAAGATCTCGGATTCTGTTAAGAATGCTTTAGATTATTCAAATGAGGATAAACTCATTGTTTATGTATATTTTAAAGATAAGGGACCAAATGCAGAGCAACTGCTGAATGATCCGCTTCTACTCGTATCAGAAAAGTCACTTGAGAGGAGAAAGAAAGTATTACCACAGAATAAGTTAGTAGATATAACAGACGTACCAGTTTACAATCCATACGTAAACCAAGTTGCAGCAAAGACGATAAATGTAAGACACCAGTTAAAGTGGTTTAATTGCATTTCCGTTGAAGCGTCAAAATCGCAGGTGCTTGATATAGCTGCACTCGAATTTGTTGAAAAAATTGAGCTTGTTGAAAGGTACAGAAAAGTACAAGAAAATGATGAGATGACAACAGTAAACGTACCAATTTATGAATCTGATTCACCTTTGCTTGATTCATTAAATTACGGATCTAGTTTAAATCAGGATTCACTAATAAAAGTAAACAGAGTACATAACCAAGGAATATACGGACAGGGAATTACGGTAGCAAACTTTGATGCAGGTTATCAGAATTTAAACCATGAGGCATTTACCACATACCCGATGAAAATCTGGAAGAAGAAAGATTTTCATACAGGGGATACAGTAACACTTGCGTCACATTCACACGGACAGGCGACATTATCGTTAGTAGGCGGATACAAACCAGGTTCATTAATCAGTCCTGCTTTTGCTTCGATATACGTACTGTGCAGAACAGAGGTTGATCCAGGGGAAACACCTTTAGAAATGGACCACTGGGCAGCAGCTGCACAATGGGTTGACAGTCTTGGAGTAGATGTTATAACAAGTTCATTAGGCTATCTTGAGTTTGATTCACCATATACAAGTCTTACATGGCAAGATATGAACGGACATACAGCTCTTATAACGAATGCTGCAGATCTGGCTGTTTATAAAGGGATTGCAGTGTTTAATTCAGCAGGTAACAATTATGAAGATGTACATAACACATTAGGTGCTCCAGCAGACGGTGACAGCGTGATAACAGTAGGTGCACTAAATAGTTCCGGAGTTAGAGCATCATACAGTTCAGTAGGACCGACAACCGACAATCCACCGCGAATAAAGCCAGATATAATGACTCGCGGCTCAGGGAATCAGGTAGCGACAAGTTCAGGATATTCAACATTTGGCAGCGGTACATCATGGGCATGTCCTATGGCAGCCGGTGTTGGAGCGATGATGCTTTCTGCAAATAAAAACATTACTCCAATACAAGTTAGAGATATTATGAGAAAGTTTGCAAGCAATACTGCAAGTCCTAATAACCAGATAGGATGGGGTACCATTAATGCTGAAAAATCGGTTGATTCTGTAAGGAAAATGGATAACGAACTACCGACGATACTGCATACACAACCTTTTACATCAACAACTAATACAGGCGCTTTGTCTTTTAAAGCAAGAATGTTTGATAATGGAATAATAAGACAATGGGCTAACGAAGCACCTCGACTATATTACAGAAAGAATACAGGGAGCGGATGGAGTTCATGGAGTTTTGTGAATAAAACCTCATCAAATCTTGACACGTTTTATTTTCAAATACCGGGAAGTGTACTTGGTACCGCAGTTCAGTATTATTTTGCGGCTCAGGACATAGCTTTACCCACAGCAAAAATATCAACGTACCCACAAGGAGGAAGCGGAATAAATCCCCCGGGAGCGACACCACCTGCTGAGTTTTTTCAGTTCGTAGTAGGTACAACTTCAATAAGCGGAATAGGAACTGATATGCCAAAGGAATATAAACTGTTTAATAATTATCCGAATCCGTTTAATCCATCGACAGAGATAAAATATGATTTACCGATGTCATCGATTGTTAAGCTCAGAATATATGATATTAACGGAAGGATGGTCAAAGAACTTGTAAATCAGGTTCAGGCAGCGGGAAGTTATAAGGCAAGGTTTGATGCGACAGGATTTTCTTCGGGAATATATTTTTATCAATTAAGTGCAGGTGATTTTAAAGCACAGAATAAAATGCTGTTAGTGAAATAGAATCTAATAATAGTTTTTATTTACGGGCACGTTTTATTCGTATAAAGCGTGCCTTTTTATTTTATAATATTTTAAAGAAACAAATGAGATGATCGGTAAATTAATTCAACCTGAAATAGAGCAATTAATTGAAAGCCGCAACTGGATGACACTCAGAGAGATATTTTCTGATATGCATCCATCCGAGGTAGCTGATGTGATTTCAGATATTCCCGAAAAAGACAGGGGAATAGTGTTCAGAATACTTCCGAAGGATAATTCAGCGAAGACTTTTGAATACCTGGAATTTGACATACAGGAAGCTCTGTTGAAATCGCTAGGTCAGGAGGAAGTAGCAGAAATACTGAATGAGATGTCACCTGACGACAGAACGGAACTCCTTGAAGATTTACCGGGACCTGTTGTAAAGAAACTTATCCGTTTACTTTCACCTGAAGAAAAATCGATAGCAGTCAAACTTCTCGGATATCCCGAAGAAAGTGTAGGCCGTATCATGACACCTGATTTCATATCAATTAAATCAGGTTGGAATATCGCCAGTGTTATGAATCATCTTCGCGAAGTAGGGGACAAAGTTGAATACATTGATACAATATTTGTAACGGATGAAAGCGGAAAACTACTTGATGAAATAACGCTCAAGGAAATATTACTCGCAAAACCGGAAACGAAGGTAGAAGAATTAATGAATGAAACATACGTGAGCATAAAAGTCACGGATAATCAGGAACTTGCAATAGAGATGTTTAAGGAATATGACCTTTATGTTCTTCCAGTAGTCAATTATGAAAATTACCTTGTCGGAATAGTAACGGCAGATGACGTTATTGACGTTATTGAAGAAGAAGCGACTGAGGACATACAGAAATTCGGCGGTATGGAAGCTCTTGATGATCCTTATATATCGGCACCTCTAATGGAAATGGTACGAAAAAGAGCAGGATGGTTAATAATATTATTTTTGGGCGAAATGCTTACAGCGACAGCAATGGCATTTTTTGAACATGAAATAGCAAAAGCAGTAGTACTTGCAATGTTTATACCTCTCATAATTTCAAGCGGCGGTAACTCGGGTTCACAGGCAGCAACATTGACGATACGTGCTATGGCATTGGGAGAAATCTCACTTGCGGACTGGTGGAAAGTAATGCGACGTGAGGTATTATCAGGGTTTTTACTTGGGAGTATATTGGGTGTGATAGGATTTACAAGGATATTAATTTGGAATTCAATTTCTAATATTTATGGTGAGCATTGGGTTTTAATAGGATTGACCTTAGCATTTACTCTAGTAGGTGTAGTCTTATTAGGAACTTTATCGGGTTCAATGCTGCCTTTTATACTTAGAAGGTTAGGATTAGATCCTGCAACATCATCGGCACCTTTTGTTGCGACACTTGTTGACGTATCAGGATTGCTCATATACTTCTCTATTGCCACACTTTTACTGACAGGAACACTCTTATAAATTATTAAAAGCGCGAAAATAAAAAAGCCGTTGGATATTTGTCCAACGGCTTTTATTATAAATAAATGTTCGGATTAATACATTCCGCCCATATCACCCATTCCACCTCCAGGAGGCATCATAGGCATTTTTTCCTTTTCGGGTTTCTCGCATACAGTAGCTTCGGTCATTAAGAGTAAAGCTGCGACAGATGCTGCGTTTTCAAGTGCTACTCTTGTGACCTTAGTCGGGTCGATGACACCAGCTTTTACGAGGTCTTCGTATTCTTCTGTTGCTGCGTTGTAACCATATCCGCCTTTTCCTTCTTTAACCTTGTTCACGATGACTGAACCTTCTTCGCCTGCGTTGAATACTATCTGTCTGATAGGTTCTTCAATTGCTCTTCTTACGATATTTACACCGAGCATAATATCCTGATTGGTGTTTTTAATCTTATCGAGTTTATTTGTAACTCTTAAGAGAGCTACACCACCGCCGGGGACGATACCTTCTTCGACTGCGGCTCTTGTTGCATGAAGTGCGTCTTCGACTCTTGCTTTCTTTTCTTTCATTTCAACTTCTGTAGCAGCACCAATTTTCAGAACTGCAACACCGCCAGAAAGTTTTGCGAGTCTTTCCTGTAACTTTTCTTTATCGTAATCTGATGTAGTTTTTTCAATCTGAGCTTTTATTTCATTGATTCTCTTCTTAATATCTTCATTCTTTCCTGCTCCTTCAACGATTGTAGTGTTATCTTTATCAATAACGACTCTCTTTGCAGTACCGAGGTAAGATACTGTAGCGTTTTCGAGTTTATAACCCTGTTCTTCGGAGATAACAGTACCGTTTGTTAAGATTGCGATATCTTCGAGCATAGCTTTTCTTCTATCGCCAAAGCCCGGAGCTTTAACTGCTGCAATCTTTAATGTACCTCTTAATTTGTTTACAACTAAAGTTGCAAGAGCTTCACCTTCAAGGTCCTCTGCGATAATCAGGAGGCTTCTGCCTTGCTGAGCAACTTTCTCAAGTATCGGGAGAAGGTCTTTCATGGTAGAAATCTTCTTGTCGTGTATTAAAATGAGCGGGTCTTCGAGTTCAGCTTCCATATTATCAGCGTTTGTAACGAAGTAAGGTGAAAGGTAACCTCTGTCGAACTGCATACCTTCAACTACGTCGAGGTTTGTATCGGTACCTTTAGCTTCTTCAACAGTGATTACGCCGTCTTTTCCGACTTTATCCATAGCATCGGCGATAAGCTTTCCTATTGTAGGGTCGTTATTAGCAGATATTGAACCAACCTGTGCTATTTCTTTATTCTCTTTGATAGGCTGAGACAATTCTTTAAGACCTTTTACTAATTCTTCAACTGCGAAATCAATACCTCTTTTTAAGTCCATAGGGTTCGCACCGCCAGTAACGTTTTTCAAGCCTTCTTTGAAGAGAGACTGAGCAAGAACTGTTGCTGTAGTAGTACCGTCACCTGCTATGTCTGAAGTCTTAGAAGCAACTTCTTTAACCATTTGTGCACCCATGTTTTCGATAGGGTCTTCAAGTTCGATTTCCTTTGCGACAGTAACACCGTCTTTAGTGACTGTTGGTGCGCCGAACTTTTTGTCGATGATTACGTTACGTCCTTTTGGACCTAAGGTAACCTTAACTGCATTAGCAAGTTTATCAACACCCTTTAAAAGGGCAGACCTTGCTTCTGTATCAAAACTAATTATTTTTGCTGCCATAATATTTTTTAACTCCTTTTTTTAATTTAATTTAGATAATTGCATAAATGTCTGACTCTCTCATGATTAAATATTCCTCGTTATCGATAGTAACTTCGGTACCGGAATATTTGCCATAGAGAATTTTATCTCCAACTTTAACTTCGAGTGCAGTGACTTTACCGTCATCGGCAACTCTACCTTTACCGACTGCAACAATAACACCCTGCATTGGTTTTTCCTTTGCGGTATCGGGAATAATGATACCTGAAGCAGTTTTTTCTTCAGCTTTTGAAGGCAAAACAACAACCCTATCAGCTAAGGGTTTAATGTTTATTTTACTCATTTGTGAATCCTTTCTATTGATTTAAATTACTGTTAATTAATGATTTACACACTTATATTAGCACTCGCTAAATAATAGTGCTAAAATAATAAGAATGAATTGATTTGTCAAGACCTTTTTAGAACTATTTTTCCATAATTAGCTTTTATATTCGGTTTTAATGGAAGGTTCCTGAAGTGTTTCTGCTGTGTTAGTATTAACCACGCATAAGAAACGCATTTGAAACGGATTATAAACGCATTTGATACGCATTAGATGACATTTTGGAAGGTTATTTGAGGTTAAAGCGATTTTAAACTAATTTACATAATCAAAGCTAATTTAAATAATAATCAAATAACTTTGATAATATAATTATTATAATAACCTGCTGATAATATATAAAAAAGACATTGAAAAATCAAGAGATAAAAACGAAAAATATGAGAAACTAATTAACGAACAAAAATTCTAATTGTATCAGCTGATTTATACATACTTTTCCCGGAGGACATTAAAATAACAACTTTATCTTTAGATTTAATAATTCTTAATTTTGAGATTGTTTCAATTAGTAACTTAGTAACATCCCTATCAGACATTGATTTATTTATTTTTAAAGTGAAAACGCCCCAGCGGAAATGATTAAGAACATTTATGAAATTGTTTTCTGTAATGCAAATAATATCTGTATTAACTCTAAATGCAGAAAGATATTTAGGTGAATTTCCTGTTTTTGAGTAAGTAATGATTGCTTTTGCTTTAATTTCATTTGCAAGTGTGACAGCACTTTTACAAATTGAGTGCAATTCATTTTCGGATGGCTGCTTAATATTTATAAAAGGTTTTCTATAGTTTTCAATTTTACAAATAATCTTTTCCATAGTCTGCACTACGTTTTCTGGGTCAACACCTACAGATGTTTCTCCTGAAAGCATAACGCAATCCGTACCATCCAGAATAGAATTGGCGACGTCCGTAGTTTCTGCGCGTGTAGGAATTCTACTGGTAGTCATGCTTTCGAGCATTTGTGTAGCAGTAATTACAGGTTTATTTTTAAAATTACACTTTTTAATTATCATTTTTTGAAGAATCGGAACGTCTTCGGGAGATATTTCGACGCCCATATCACCGCGCGCTACCATAATAACGTCAGCGGCATCGATGATTTCATCGATGTGTTCTATAGCTTCGGGTCTTTCAATTTTTGCCACTATAGGAACAGACTTACCGTGTTTAGAAAAAAGATTTCGTAATTTAAAAATATCTTCAGCTTTTCTGACAAAGCTAAGGGCGACAGCGTCAACATTATGTTTCAGTCCGAACGTTAAATCTTCAATATCTTTCTTTGTTAAAGAAGGAAGGGATAGGGAGGTATCGGGAAGATTAATTCCTTTATGCTCTTTCAGGATTCCGCCTTTTAAGATTATACATTCGGCTTCAAAATCAGATTTAGATAAAACACGCAGCTTGAGGAGACCATCGTCCAATAGAATATATTCGCCCTTTTTGATATCATTTATAAAATGTTTATATGTGGTTGAAATACGCTTATCATTTCCAATAATATTCTTATCGGTTATGATTATCTTTTTCCCAGATATGAGTTTAATTGATTTATTTTCTATATTACCGACGCGGATTTTAGGTCCCTGCAAATCCTGCATTACGGGGACGAATGCATTTGCCAGTTTTGATGCTTTACGAATATTGTTAATATAATCAAGGTGGGTCTTTCTATCACCGTGCGAAAAATTAAGTCTAGCCACGTCCATACCTTTTTTAATCAAGGATGTTAGAATTTTAACGCTTGAAGACGATGGACCGATGGTACAAATTATTTTAGTCTTATTAATCATGAGCAAAGAAAGTTGTTAATTAATTATTTATTCCTTTTTATAAAATTACTTAATTAATATTTTATATAAAACTTAATAATAAGAATATGAAGAACTTGAAGAACAAAGTAGTATTTATAACGGGAGCGACGAGCGGAATCGGCAAAGCATGTGCTGAGGATTTTGCAAAACTCGGTGCAAATGTATTAATCTGCGGAAGGAGAGGTGACAGGTTAGAAAAAACAGCGAATGAACTCCACAGAAAGTACAAAGTAAAGGTTTTTGCTTTTGAGCTGGACGTGAGAAATTACGCTGACGTAAAAGAGGCAATAGATATACTCCCGA
The window above is part of the Ignavibacteria bacterium genome. Proteins encoded here:
- the pyk gene encoding pyruvate kinase; its protein translation is MINKTKIICTIGPSSSSVKILTSLIKKGMDVARLNFSHGDRKTHLDYINNIRKASKLANAFVPVMQDLQGPKIRVGNIENKSIKLISGKKIIITDKNIIGNDKRISTTYKHFINDIKKGEYILLDDGLLKLRVLSKSDFEAECIILKGGILKEHKGINLPDTSLSLPSLTKKDIEDLTFGLKHNVDAVALSFVRKAEDIFKLRNLFSKHGKSVPIVAKIERPEAIEHIDEIIDAADVIMVARGDMGVEISPEDVPILQKMIIKKCNFKNKPVITATQMLESMTTSRIPTRAETTDVANSILDGTDCVMLSGETSVGVDPENVVQTMEKIICKIENYRKPFINIKQPSENELHSICKSAVTLANEIKAKAIITYSKTGNSPKYLSAFRVNTDIICITENNFINVLNHFRWGVFTLKINKSMSDRDVTKLLIETISKLRIIKSKDKVVILMSSGKSMYKSADTIRIFVR